In a single window of the Brassica oleracea var. oleracea cultivar TO1000 unplaced genomic scaffold, BOL UnpScaffold00834, whole genome shotgun sequence genome:
- the LOC106320163 gene encoding auxin-responsive protein IAA16: MINFEATELRLGLPGGNHGGDMAMKNNGKRGFSETVDLKLNLSSTAMDSVSVVDLENMKEKVVKPPAKAQVVGWPPVRSFRKNVMSGQKPTAGDAAEGTEKTSSSNAATSSAAAYVKVSMDGAPYLRKIDLKLYKTYQDLSDALSKMFSSFTIGNCGPQGMKDFMNESRLIDLLNGSDYVPTYEDKDGDWMLVGDVPWGMFVDSCKRIRIMKGSEAIGLAPRALEKCKNRS, from the exons ATGATCAATTTTGAGGCGACGGAGCTGAGGTTAGGGCTGCCGGGTGGCAATCACGGAGGAGACATGGCCATGAAAAATAATGGGAAACGAGGATTTTCTGAGACCGTTGATCTCAAGCTGAATCTTTCATCGACGGCTATGGATTCGGTTTCCGTAGTTGATTTAGAGAATATGAAGGAGAAGGTCGTAAAACCACCAGCCAA GGCACAAGTTGTGGGATGGCCACCGGTACGATCTTTCCGGAAGAACGTCATGTCAGGCCAAAAGCCAACCGCCGGAGATGCCGCCGAAGGAACGGAAAAGACTTCCAGCAGCAACGCAGCCACTTCCTCTGCCGCAGCTTACGTGAAAGTTAGCATGGACGGCGCACCGTACCTaagaaaaattgatttgaaacttTACAAAACATATCAAGACCTCTCCGACGCCTTAAGCAAAATGTTCAGCTCTTTTACCATAG GCAACTGTGGACCACAAGGAATGAAAGATTTTATGAACGAGAGTAGGTTGATCGATCTTTTGAACGGATCAGATTACGTTCCAACTTATGAAGATAAAGATGGAGACTGGATGCTTGTAGGAGACGTACCGTGGGG GATGTTTGTTGATTCATGCAAACGCATAAGAATAATGAAGGGATCAGAAGCAATCGGACTTG